AggcccatgtcatccaagatgtgtatgtctttctttgttcagtcaagaagaaataaagttttttgaggaaaaagtttttttgaggaagacctcaacagtttcaatgcaacttttaaaccacaacttcacGTCTTTCACTTgccgtgtgacgcgccagcatgaccttacgtattacataatcacgtctagtgctgtgacggatcgcagttgatccgtgatccatacggatcacgacccacggtttgACTGGCATGTGATTtgtagggccctataatttccgCGATCACGGAATCGCTGAATTGGCAAATTAACACGGAATTTTGTGTTAACACGTAATTTCGCAGAactttacatattttgaataaaattctgttttgtgtgggagaagAACGTATGTTTGGGGGGAAATGCAGACCGGGGGAAGTAAATCTGGGTGACACACCCCCTCCCGTCATTTCAGAccccctccaaaacactgaaaccatgACGAAGCGGCTCTCCACGACTCTGCTTTAATCagtgaaaaaaataagaaatttgACGCTAGGCACTTAGTTCCGAGCAGTTCCcacatgacttttatgtgaccggagaactgttattttgtaagttttttCAACATTATGTTAACTGTgagcgcaaagatacatgcactctctcatccaCGTCTGTCAAACTGGACCtctctcacgtgcacgcgctcttgcatctgtccgaagtccgaacacaaatcctcatgtatttgttcagttttatgcatttcaagcgagctGAGGCCGCTCTTTTTCGCTCGCACGTGCAAAGAGCTGCGCGCTCGTGCTGTCCTAAGTCAGTTCACTATCctttgtatgtttgtaaagttatatgcatttcaagcgattgtgtataaaatatggatcgcgttccgctggactgatgtgcgcgcgtgtgtgtgtgtatgtgcatgtgtaaatgcatgttttacagtcattaagtaatcgtgttatgccttttttccccaaatcatttacattttaatcattaacattaaaggcacacCCTTTTTATGACTAACATAAcaataaacagtaaaaaaaataattgccaaaaattaaaacggaatttgcaaaaatgtaaacagagaaaacggaatttgggaaaaaataaaacggaatttgggaaaaaataaaacggattttatagggccctagatttgcggattaatacacaaaatttaaataggaaaagtttatcatttgcacgtgtttcaaaggcttgcaaatgttaacattcaagttattttaaaaaattttaacacaaaaattaGCTAAAGTGAGCAGGTTTCTGGATGCACATTAAACAATGGTTGAACTcatgatgtgtaaactttagagagagagagagttgcgctactgtgtcacatactgtagtccattaacatacatttggccAATATAGcaatgtgtatgtgtttgtgtgcgcgtttaagtgcactcaaaagtgcaCACACGGAGTGACGCATTTCAAAAAGCTAGCGAACATAAACTCAttttgttattgacagggcacatacaaacaaaatgaccTCCAGagtatttttttctaataaaagcatttatgtcttaagtgtatgtatagattagaaCAGAAACCAGTCATTGGTCATGTGCATTGGTCTGTAAGaaacagtaacctcaattaacctacttaagtctgtgtcatttatgttaatcaaacaacccaagacagaGAGAagatcacttctgtagctctaaaaaaataataattatatttaattcatacagtaaagacagtgttatgattcatttgattcgatttctgtacctaatgctaattttagacatAACATAAtatgcaactttgttcttttttataaatgtttgtcatttctttatttgttattagatttttcccacccctttcttgctgatctgaaaaatgatACTGGAAAACAATAATGTGGTCCAAACCgcgagttttgtgatccgtcacacccctaattACGTCCAAAGGTCAcgcgttacatatgtgaaagGCACACTTGTgggccattttaaacaataaactgactcaaagacattaatttatttcattacacATACAATAATGTCGGAACAGTCCTCTTTTTCCAAACTTGTAAACACCAGAGCGGTAGCATACGTTATGCGTGATTATGTAATGCACAAGGTCACACTGGCGCATCACCTTGCTAGTGCAAGAGAAGTACTTTTTCGAAAATGATGATCGTTTTGATAGATAAGACACTTATGCCTcagttgggatcatttagagccctttgacgCTGCAATTtcaaactgcattgaaactgtaaactgttgaggtccactaaagtcacTATacggagaaaaatcctggaatgttttcctcaaaaaacgtaattccttctcgactgaacaaagaaaggtTAGTGGTGCAGAGCCAGGTTCGAGTATAAATGCCGGGAAATGCATCGCCCCTTATCATTACTGGGAGCTTCTCGGCTATAAACACTAACAATGTTTAGTTTTACCCTATCAATTAAAGCCCAGTCAGataattatgaaataaatgagGCATATTGTGATGTTTGAATATATGAAAGAAGCACGTTGAAGAGTTGTTAATGAGAATATTTGCCTTTGAGTTTTGTATTTTAACAAACCTTTTCATGCTTAAAAGTGTAAATCATAATAGGACccctttaagttttttttagtgTTTGGTGTTATTGTTTATTATGACAATGTAATATAagtaatgtatattttaatgtaatgtgtatttataaatatgATCTTGTTTTTAAACAGGTGGGCAGATATTGTGACAGATCTGAACACTCAAAACCCTGAATACTTAGACATTCGCCATATAGAGAGAGGCATTCAGTATCGTAGAACCAAGAAGGTAAGTGACTTGGAAATAATGGTAACAGTACTGTAAAAACGTATGGGTATAAGATTAAAACATCTGGGTAACATTCTAATACTGTTATAGGTGGGGGGCAATCTGCATTGCATCATGGCATTCCAGAGAGTAAACTGGCAAAAGTTGGGACCGTGGGCGCTGAATCTGGAAAATTTGAGACATGATCTCCACCATCAGGATCCAGAGAACAGAAGCCATGCACCAACAGATGACACTTTTGAGGAGAGAGCCGTAAAACGTCTGGGCAGGTCCCTTAGCACAGGAAACCAGAAGTTAGACAGTGGTTGGAAGCGTTTGTCGAACACTGCAGAGTATAGGCACAGAGGGTCTCCAGATAGTGACCAAGATGAAGACATAACTGATTAAATCATCATTTAAATTAACCTTTCCGGGCTGTTAGCAAACTTGAAAGGTGATAATTACAGTAGATATGTAATTTTAGCAATGCAATGGTGTTTGAGGGAGTGTAATGTTGCTGGCTTGATTACTGCAAGGAATGGGTTGTATCATCCCTTTATCAAAGCTTTTACCGTAACTTAATGTTGCTTTAAAAGATTTGTTCTAACAATCAGTTAATGTTAGGCCTTAATGTAAACAGATTCCAGGTTTGGTCATGTGATAAGTTAAGATTTATTCTTTTGTATTTTGTTCAAAGGTTTGCCCAATAGCTTTCAAGAAAGAGGTTATGTCACCTCTGATAGGTCAAAATGCTGCTTTGTTaaaaatattgtaaataaatGGATCATATAGTGCAAAATTTTACTGCACTGTTAATACCAATGATATTTGATTTTTAGGTATATAGCATTTATTCCATTTCAATGATATGCTATTCATTAAAAATAGATAAGTGGAGTACTGTATGGACACTATGTTAATAAtggaaaatgtattaaatgtacATCTTGGATGATCTTAAactgatagttcacccaaaaccaAACCGATCGTGAGCCCAATTAAATTcctagtattcttttttccccacaatactatggaagtcaatggggcttatGAACggttattcctcaaaatatcttcctttgtggtcaCACAGTCCAGTAAGATGAAGCCATCTGTAAATAGTACTGTGAAGGATTAAAGGTGTTTTTGTGAAATGCTGTAAGCTATGACTGCATGATTGTCTTTATGTTATATGCATTGCAAATTGTGTTCTTTGCGTATCCATTTTCAATGTGTAGTCATCACAAATTTCTTGTGAATTATTGTGTTGATAgttttgtttataaataaaatatttatacacCTTCTTACAAATCAGTTGATTATTATGGAGACAATTACACAAAAGCACTCAAACATGCACAACTCAAATGTTCAGGGGTTCCTGGCTGTAACTCTTTTAAAGCTTTATAAAATAAGACATACATCTATGCATATACAACAAGCTTACATTAACAATTAACAGTCAACTTATGAACAAAGTAAGTATTATATTTCTTCCTCCCACATTTGCGAACATCACTTGAACACAGcctacagtaaatacatttcaTAGAAACGTTACTAGATGGTTTCAACTCCACTTAAAAGTTCCACCAGCCCATCTTTACTAAGAAACATGGTTTCTCCACTTTGCTGACAGATTACTTCAAACATGGGGAGATCATCCAAAGCTTTCTGCCCTACCACCACCACATACGGATACCCCAGAATCCTAGCATCCTTTAGTCTTTTACCAATGGTCATCTGATTCCTGTCATCCAGGACCACCTCCCCTCTTAGGTTGGCTAGACTGTTGCTCAAGCTTTGAGCCAGATCCTCAGCCATTCTTGTGGCTTCATGTGCCTTGCTTCCCTTTTTGGGTGAAACGACACACACTTGATAAGGAGCAATTAACCCAGGCCAGCGTATAGCCTCCTCAGATGACAGTACCTCTACAGAGGCGGCAAGGATTCGAGTGACGCCCAGTCCGAAACAGCCCATTTCTGCCACCAGAGGCTCATTCAAAGCATTAACAAACAAGGCCTTAAACACTTGTGAATATTTTTTGCCAAGGTAAAAAGTGTGCCCCACTTCAATGCCTCTGGTTTCAGTCAAAGTGCCAGTTTTGCACTGTGAGCATTCAGTCTGTCCCGGTTCCACAGTTTCAACGTTGGCAGAAAAGCCGCAATTTTTACAGACAACCAATCGGTCTTCACCGATGTCTGCTGGTAGCTGAAATTCGTGGGATAGTGTGCCTCCTATGTTGCCGGTGGCAGCCTGAACCTGCACCCACTTCAGGCCCAGTCGGTCGAGCAGGCGTCCGTAGGCACGGCACACAGACTGGTACGTTTCAAGGGCTGCCTCCTCACTTATGTCAAATGAATACATGTCTTTCATGTAAAATTCCCGTCCACGTAAGAGCCCAAACTTTGGCTTCTGTTCGTCACGGAATTTACGTGTTACCTGAAAGACATAAGTTGTTATTTTAGCAATATATTACCATAGCACAAGAATACAACAAAGATAACAAGCAATTTGTTAATACCTGGTACAACAGAAGTGGAAGCTTTTTATAAGATACTGAGCTCTGTGAAGCAAAAAGCTCTGTAACTGCTTCTTCATGAGTCGGCCCAAGACAGTATTCCGCATTGTGCCGATCCTGCAACCTAAACATCTCTTTTCCCATGAGCTCCCACCGTCCACTCGTTTTCCAAAGTTCTGCACTGCACAATGCTGGCATGTCAATTTTCTGCCCACCGATCGCATGCATCTCCTCATCAATAAGTCGGACCAGCTTCTCCATGGATCTCAGGGCTACTGGTAGGTAGTAGAAGCAACCAGGATTGGATGGATGGATCAGTCCCGTCTGCAGCATCAGTCTCTGGCTGCGGCATGTCAAGTCTCCTCCCTCCTGACCTTCCCGGAGGTTGGAAGGCTGGAAGAGACGAGACACAAGTGGTATTGGGATTACTGGTTTGGAAGAAGCACAGACGGGGGGAGAAGTGTGGGTGGCACATATGTGGCTTCTTTTCAATGCTCTGAAGAAAGTCCTTGACAGCAGGGTTGGAAGTTTGTGAACTTTACACTGATGCATCAATATGTCCATGTTTGACAGTTTTGATACTGTTCCTCTGTCAATGAGAGAACAAAGAAGGATCAGTTTACAGAGCTACTGACAAGGAAAtatccatttacatttatgcatttgacagcctttatccaaagtgacttgcatGTACATTACATCCCTACACCCTTCCATAATTTACATACCTTTGTtcatattccaaaaactatacaGAAAGGGACCAAAGTATGCACATTATTATGCATTTGATCTCCTCTAACGTAAATCATGTCAATAACCTTGTAACCTGCATAATAACTGCATATTATTGGCTGCTTAGACAAAATTTGCTCACTCGTGACTTTgccttataaaaatataaacattatataACGTTACATACATGCAACATTATTGCTTAGGAATGTGAGCTGCTATTTAGCTTGTAGCTAACAGTCCTGCTTATTTCCAAGCAAAACGAAATAGGTCAAACTTACCgtgatttctttttttacaaCCGTCTTTATTCTAAAATTTGCTCAGACGAAACTGAGATCGTTTTTGTGACATTGCTAATTTTTTTCACGCACACATGTCAAACTTCCTTGAATGAGAATGCTCTTCTTCTGATAAACCGGGGCTACTAGTTCTAGTAGTTCACAGCGCCCCCTACTGCTTTGGATGAGAGCGCAACCACATGGCAACCACAGCCGACCAATCAGAAGAAGTGTAGGAGGGGTCTGTTTCTAAGGTGATTCCAAACGAAATGGTGAAGCAACGGACTGTGTGTCAAGGTACCCGTTTATATCGCTCGTTTGTGAAAGTTTGAAACATGTTAAACACAACAGTCAAACAGAAGAGACCCGCTCCGAAAGCGACCAagtaagtttttatttactCAACGGACTGAAAGCAAAAACTGAGTCTGAAAGTAGGCTTGTACGGCTTGATACTACGCTGCTAAAACTGACAGGCGGATGaggtcaaagtaccgcgagagcgagtcgaaattagaTTTCTCCGTTTGATCGcgctcgcggtactttgacgtcatcgacCTGTCGTTTCTTACCTTACATCTTGTtggaaaaatacaaaataataattttatgtttttgtcaACTACATAGGCTACATGTATTTACTAATAACCTTCTTGTTTCTTTCAGAATATCCAAAACACTGAATGTATCATCTGGAATATTGCATGCAAATCAAAGCTTCATAAAGAGCACCCGCAGTTCATTCAGCAGAAGAAGCTTCAGTTCAGGAGAAGATAGTAAAACTTTAGATAAGTGCTTTGGCCAACCACCAAAACACAATGTACAGGTATTTGTGACAGTTTTAAATGTGCATAGTACTGTGTAGTGTCTGTGTATTCTCTATTTTAATAATTGTATAGCATACAAACATTTTCTAAAGAAGACTTTTTTAAGGTGTTTGATGAAACTGGTCGGGATGTCGCTCCTCAGCCATTGTATCATGCAGATCCTGCAGTACAGTTTAAACAGGGCAAAACATCTACTATGCATGACAGATCATGGGGTACTACAACAGATTTCATGTCTTTAGCCCTCCAGACCAATGCAAGCTTGGCTGCACCATTTACAAGGTAATTTCCTCTGTGAAAACTGAAAAGCATCTTTTTTTTGCAGTACTGAAATAGATCATATCCATGATTTTGTTCATGTAAAATCACCATCAATATAGTAACAAGTGTGATCATTGATGTTATGTCAGGTCTTTATTGGGGAGCATTGTAGCATCCAAAACAAGCCAGTCGACAGCAGAATCAGTGGCTGATGAAGCTGAGGATGTCTTGAAACATGACCTAGCCACCAGTTTCTCAGGTCACACAGAATACAATTATTTCCTGAAAAATGTCTTTTAGTAAATTTTTAAAATTTGCATTTCATTCTTAACTGTGCTTGCTTTATGCAGATGTCCAGGTTGAGGAGGCCATGATAGACATCGTGGTAGATTGTTACCTTACTGAGACAGACACTATGTGGCTGTTAGACATTCCTTCAGTTTCTGTGTCAATAGATTCAAAGAATGCCGAGGCAATAAAGTGAGAACAAACATCACTTATCATCATTACTTGCCAGTTATATAAAAAACCACAACGTGACATTCCTATCTGTTTGTTTACTAGAATGACATTTAatgggacactccactttttttgaaaatatgctcattttccagctcccctagagttaaatatttggttttcaccattttggaatccattcagctgatctccgggtctgtcagtaccacttttagcatagcttagcacaattcattgaatctgattagaccattagcatcaccctcaaaaataaccaaagagtttctatatttttcctatttaaaacttgactcttctgtagttacatcgtgtactaagaccgccGGAAAAATagaagttgcgattttctaggcagatatgggtaggaactatactctcattctggcgtaataatcaaggactttgctgctgtaacatggctgatTTTATGCAGTGtctaaaaatagtccccttagtaactttcaatagcaggggactattttcgggcactgtgtaatatcattgcgccttattttttagcgtggtgctaatggtctaatcagattcaatggattgtgctaagctatgctaaaagtggtagtgccagacccggagatcagctgaatggattccaaaacggtaataaaatatttaactctaggagagctggaaaatttgaaaattttgaaaaaaggtggagtgtccctttaagtcatTATTACCTAAAAGCATATCTCTCAATGTGTATATTTAATGTAACACAAAATGTATCTTTCATCTTTCGTATccatgatgtttttttttaagggaaAGGAACAATGCTTACAAAGAATTGTGTAAAAACAGACAAGGCAATGATAAATATGTGGAGCGCTCAATGCAGACATTCAATGGTGCCCTAAAGACAAAGGAGGTCCAATGTGATACTGTTACCTTGAAAGACAAAGGTGTGTCATTAAAGTTATTGAACCTTCATGTAATAGATGAATGCAATGAACATACTGAATATTTATGGTAATACAAAAAAAGCAACAGTATGACTTTGATATCCTTTGATATCCTTTGATATCTGTGCAGCTGTCATGTCTACCGTCTGGGACATGTATGATTCATTCTGCACTGAAACTGGAGAGGTCAGTGAACATGACACTGTAACGTTTTCTGAAGAAAAGAAGGCTGTTGTCCAAGGCAGATCCTCTATGAGTCTCCAAACCAACTCTAAGGGGATTGACATGACTGTTTCTATGATCAGCACCATCGGTGCAGGTGATTTTTGGTCATTATTGGTATTTGTAATTGGGATGGGGGTTATGACCAAATATCCATTTCACGAAATTAGATATTGTATTTCACAGAAACAATATATTTCACGGTATATATGTTTtcagttagggttagggttagcttttaactaaatgctcaaCACAATATTTAAATTTGGGCAAGTAAAAGTTAGAGTGAAAATGCCTAGAAGATAACAACAGATCAATTcttgatagacagaatcttgtttttaaatcaGTTATTCATTCTctagactattgaagctatagtatgcattctattttgtatttatgcatacatacattaaaaataggcaACATGTAAAATGAATATATGCACAAACCTACAGGCAGGATAAATACATGCATATGAGACGGATCTCTAGATGTGGATTTTATAAATACTGTATGACAGGTGCTATGAGGTGATCAAAGATGTTTGTACCGTGAGTAAATGCCGCGTCAAACAATATCGCTCCAGCAgtgcacgcgtcactgataaaCTGAATAAAACgttttattattagattatgtaGATTTTGTGGTTATTTTGCAGATTTATCTTATTAATGAATACAATGCAAAACAAATTTGCAAATTTGTTGTCTTCCTTTAATTTCAGGCAGTGGTGCGAGCTCTTATATTGAAATGGGTGCCTTTGCATCTCTGACGAAGGAAGAGCCAGACCCTGAGCTGATCTTACAGTCTGACAAATTCAAGCAGGATGTGGCTGTGATGGAGAGGGTGGTTCTGGAAAATATCTTCCAACCTAAGTTTGCTGCATACAGACAGCTGCCGGTCATAGAAGGTGATGACTTGCATGGGACGGTAACTTATAAATATAAACAGGGATCGGATTTTATTGAATACAGTAGttcacttaaaaaattaaattctgttaccctcatgttgttccaaaccagTACAGCAGTGTTCTTCACTTCCAAccctctgcaggacaccggctctccaggattgggagtgaagaacactgcagtacagtatgtttttgtttatgttaaacattaaaagagaggtttagttaaaggaatagtccattttcttaaaagaacaatccagataattttctcaccaccatgtcatccaaaatgttgatgtctttccttgttcagtcgagaagaaattatggtttttgaggaaaacattgcaggatttttctcattttaatggactttaatggacaccaacacttaacacttaactcaacacttaacagtttttttcaacggagtttcaaaggactctaaacgatcccaaacgaggcataagggtcttatctagcgaaacgtttttcatttttgacaagaataaataacaaatatacacttttaaaccacaacttctcgtctaggtccggtccagcgcgacctaacgtaaatgcgtagtgacgtagggaggtcacgtgttacatatataaaacgcacatttgcagaccattgtaaacaataaactgacacaaagacattaattagtatcattccacatacaacaacgtaggaacggtcctcttctaacacacttgtaaacactgggggggagtttcgcgttcatcctctgtgacctcttgacgtcatgacatattgcgtgaggtcacgctgacgctttcaggactggatctagacgagaaattgtggtttaaaagtgtatatttgttatttttcttgtcaaaaatgaaaatcgttttgctagataagacccttatgcctcgtttgggatcatttagagtcctttgaaactccattgaaaaaaaagtgttaagtgttggggtccat
This Paramisgurnus dabryanus chromosome 7, PD_genome_1.1, whole genome shotgun sequence DNA region includes the following protein-coding sequences:
- the pars2 gene encoding probable proline--tRNA ligase, mitochondrial, which codes for MDILMHQCKVHKLPTLLSRTFFRALKRSHICATHTSPPVCASSKPVIPIPLVSRLFQPSNLREGQEGGDLTCRSQRLMLQTGLIHPSNPGCFYYLPVALRSMEKLVRLIDEEMHAIGGQKIDMPALCSAELWKTSGRWELMGKEMFRLQDRHNAEYCLGPTHEEAVTELFASQSSVSYKKLPLLLYQVTRKFRDEQKPKFGLLRGREFYMKDMYSFDISEEAALETYQSVCRAYGRLLDRLGLKWVQVQAATGNIGGTLSHEFQLPADIGEDRLVVCKNCGFSANVETVEPGQTECSQCKTGTLTETRGIEVGHTFYLGKKYSQVFKALFVNALNEPLVAEMGCFGLGVTRILAASVEVLSSEEAIRWPGLIAPYQVCVVSPKKGSKAHEATRMAEDLAQSLSNSLANLRGEVVLDDRNQMTIGKRLKDARILGYPYVVVVGQKALDDLPMFEVICQQSGETMFLSKDGLVELLSGVETI